Proteins encoded in a region of the Stigmatella aurantiaca genome:
- a CDS encoding ImmA/IrrE family metallo-endopeptidase, with translation MSEGWLQEAVKDCGLPASTVFPRDLAEDIPLALPITVVPVPELTPQKGLEWLVSHKRAHGGLMETNGLKHGFTVAQSGVAVLFLNSTDPADEQRFTLAHEVAHFVLDHLQPRQRAIGGWGQSILPVLDGTQTPSVAEQLFCVFERVPYRVPTNFMDRNGEGKPRTGQVMESEQRADRLAFELLAPRQELLPLLSHGRREELEASLISRFGLPAKEARTYARWLLLEQPSRRPFLTCVPNDEERD, from the coding sequence ATGAGTGAGGGCTGGCTGCAAGAAGCCGTGAAGGATTGCGGCCTGCCCGCCTCCACCGTCTTTCCCAGGGACTTGGCGGAGGACATTCCCCTGGCGTTACCGATCACCGTGGTGCCTGTGCCCGAACTCACTCCCCAGAAGGGGCTGGAGTGGCTGGTGTCTCACAAACGCGCGCACGGGGGACTCATGGAAACGAATGGCCTTAAGCATGGGTTCACCGTGGCCCAATCCGGGGTGGCCGTGCTCTTCCTGAACAGCACGGACCCGGCCGACGAGCAGCGTTTCACGTTGGCGCACGAGGTGGCCCACTTCGTCCTCGACCATCTTCAACCCCGGCAACGGGCGATAGGGGGGTGGGGGCAGAGCATCCTTCCGGTGCTGGACGGTACCCAGACCCCCTCCGTCGCTGAACAGTTGTTCTGCGTATTCGAACGCGTTCCCTACCGCGTCCCGACCAACTTCATGGACCGCAACGGCGAGGGAAAACCTCGCACGGGGCAGGTGATGGAGTCGGAGCAGCGCGCAGACCGGCTCGCCTTCGAGTTGTTGGCGCCCCGGCAGGAGCTCCTCCCGCTGCTCAGTCACGGGAGGCGGGAGGAGTTGGAGGCCAGCCTGATCTCCCGCTTCGGGCTGCCGGCAAAGGAAGCGCGGACCTACGCGCGGTGGCTGTTGTTGGAGCAACCTTCACGGCGTCCTTTCCTGACGTGTGTACCGAATGATGAGGAGCGTGACTGA
- a CDS encoding RNA polymerase sigma factor — translation MRNPSPEAEMVLHQRLLEGDPLAYYDVFPMYMERLAKKLEGLGYDIDVARDAALEAVLAYRKQPERYDPRKVHPFTYIMGVAKHKAADRFRSVQAQAQREKKQGDVELLLRTPNDPVERMETSARVRQIVELLEKGKVLSEQDQAMLRLVLTGESSTEELAKALRLPPMSKEDRRLEVKRHRDRLMKLLERFFGKEDSDDGA, via the coding sequence ATGCGCAATCCATCACCGGAAGCAGAAATGGTCTTGCACCAGCGGCTGCTGGAGGGCGATCCGCTGGCCTATTACGACGTTTTCCCGATGTACATGGAGCGGCTCGCGAAGAAGCTGGAGGGGCTTGGCTACGACATCGATGTCGCCCGCGATGCCGCCCTCGAGGCGGTCCTGGCTTACCGCAAACAGCCGGAGCGCTATGACCCCCGGAAGGTTCACCCTTTCACCTACATCATGGGGGTGGCCAAACATAAGGCGGCGGACCGGTTTCGCTCCGTTCAGGCGCAGGCCCAGCGAGAAAAAAAGCAGGGCGATGTCGAACTCTTGCTGAGGACTCCGAACGATCCAGTGGAGAGGATGGAAACCTCTGCGCGGGTGCGTCAAATCGTGGAATTGCTGGAGAAGGGGAAGGTTCTGAGTGAGCAGGACCAGGCCATGCTCCGGCTGGTGCTGACAGGGGAGAGCTCGACCGAGGAGCTGGCGAAGGCCTTGCGGTTGCCTCCGATGTCCAAGGAAGACCGCCGGTTAGAGGTGAAGCGGCATCGGGATCGCCTCATGAAGCTGTTGGAACGTTTCTTCGGAAAGGAGGACTCAGATGACGGCGCCTGA
- a CDS encoding GNAT family N-acetyltransferase, which translates to MTTLRCHIATTQQQLDDALRVRWEVFGKELELLERTAHAVPRENNGFDTLATTAHVLVYADDVPVATARLLLPNPEVARATGSRLGIDLETKVDLSELGGPGLVFAETTRFCILKDWRHSAVLMWLYAGLHQESRRRGVTHWIASANTETDSAEDAHILFQVAAYQGLLSTRWRARTLTCPRAPEAPAAPFYTPEQRAHARQGRFEGLGLPPVLSLFSGKLGARFIAEPLYDARFRRFSLPLVSALQDVPTSTQKFFDKMTARASRG; encoded by the coding sequence ATGACGACATTGCGTTGCCACATCGCCACCACCCAGCAGCAGCTCGACGATGCGCTGCGCGTGCGCTGGGAGGTCTTCGGCAAGGAGCTGGAACTGCTCGAGCGCACAGCCCACGCCGTGCCCCGGGAGAACAATGGCTTCGATACCCTGGCGACCACCGCGCACGTCCTCGTCTACGCGGATGACGTGCCCGTGGCCACCGCCCGCCTGTTGCTGCCCAACCCCGAGGTGGCCCGTGCCACGGGGAGCCGGCTGGGCATCGATCTGGAGACCAAGGTGGACCTGTCGGAACTGGGGGGCCCGGGCCTGGTGTTCGCCGAGACCACCCGCTTCTGCATCCTCAAGGACTGGCGCCACTCCGCGGTCCTCATGTGGCTGTACGCCGGGCTCCATCAGGAGAGCCGCCGCCGGGGGGTGACGCACTGGATCGCCTCCGCGAACACGGAGACGGACTCGGCCGAGGACGCGCACATCCTCTTCCAGGTGGCCGCCTACCAGGGCCTGCTCAGCACCCGGTGGCGCGCGCGGACGCTCACCTGCCCCAGGGCCCCGGAGGCGCCGGCCGCGCCCTTCTATACCCCCGAGCAGAGAGCGCACGCCCGGCAGGGGCGGTTCGAAGGATTGGGCCTTCCCCCCGTGTTGTCTCTTTTCTCCGGCAAGCTGGGCGCGCGGTTCATCGCCGAGCCCCTCTACGACGCGCGCTTCCGCCGCTTCTCCCTGCCGCTCGTCTCAGCGCTCCAGGATGTTCCCACCAGCACGCAGAAGTTCTTCGACAAGATGACCGCCCGCGCCTCGCGCGGTTGA
- a CDS encoding iron-containing redox enzyme family protein, producing MNPHTESPFTMNWITALEHEARTLLEELDAHPEARRLFDGSIDKDRYVHYLLQTFHYARWTTPLLAEAGRRMKRLGLHPQLGELLLQKAAEERGHERWLLADLRNLGWPAGRVERQTPTPAVAAYVAWNRFTSRCGRPEAFLGTAYVLEYLSVHRATQSVERMLAANTIPNIRKAVTFLKAHGTADEGHVEELTSLLGPLRDREEQAALLLSARTTRVLYLGLFVEAHGDTAPVS from the coding sequence ATGAACCCGCACACCGAATCCCCCTTCACGATGAACTGGATCACCGCCCTGGAGCACGAGGCGCGCACGCTGCTCGAGGAGCTGGACGCGCACCCCGAGGCGCGGCGGCTCTTCGACGGCAGCATCGACAAGGACCGCTACGTCCACTATCTCCTCCAGACGTTCCACTACGCGCGGTGGACCACGCCTCTGTTGGCCGAGGCGGGCCGGCGCATGAAGCGCCTGGGCCTGCACCCCCAGTTGGGGGAGCTGCTCCTGCAGAAGGCCGCCGAGGAGCGCGGGCATGAGCGCTGGCTGCTGGCAGACCTGAGGAACCTGGGCTGGCCGGCCGGGCGCGTCGAGCGGCAGACGCCCACCCCCGCGGTCGCCGCCTATGTCGCCTGGAACCGCTTCACCTCGCGCTGCGGCCGGCCCGAGGCGTTCCTGGGCACGGCTTATGTGCTGGAGTACCTGTCCGTGCACCGCGCCACCCAGTCGGTGGAGCGGATGCTCGCGGCCAACACCATTCCCAACATCCGCAAGGCCGTCACCTTCCTGAAGGCGCACGGCACCGCGGATGAGGGGCACGTGGAGGAGCTGACGTCGCTGCTGGGTCCCTTGCGAGACCGGGAGGAGCAGGCCGCGCTGCTGCTGTCCGCACGCACCACCCGTGTTCTCTACCTGGGCCTCTTCGTGGAGGCCCACGGGGACACGGCGCCTGTCTCCTGA